The Chitinispirillales bacterium ANBcel5 genome includes the window TTTATCAAAAGTCTTACATGGACTTAAAATCTCAAGATAGGAAAACCCTTTGTGTTCAAATGCTCTCTTTACCAAAGTTTTAAGATGATGCATATCTCCACAATGGCTGCGGCAAACAAGACTGGCTCCACTCACAATAGACAGTTCTATAGTATTAAGAGGAGAAGAAACCTCGCCCTGTGGAGTTAAAGTACCTTTATAATTCACTTTGGATGTTGGCGAGGACTGACCTTTTGTCATTGCATACACACGATTATTGAGGCAAATTACTGTTAAATCGATATTCCTCCTCGCAGCATGAACAAAATGGGTCGCCCCGATTGAAAACAAATCTCCGTCACCGCCTACTACAATTACAGGTATATTGGGGTTTGAAAGATGGGCACCAGTAGCAACCGGCAAAGCCCGTCCATGAAGCGTATGCATGGCAAACGTGTTGAGAAAAAACGGGAGGCGTGAAGAACAACCGATACCAGAAACGACCGTTACATCACGGGGGGCTAAATCCTTTGTTTCAAAAAGATTAACCAAACTGTTCAATACACAGAAATAACTGCACCCTTTGCACCATGTGGGCTTTAAGGGGCTTCTGTAATTCTTTCCATCTGTT containing:
- a CDS encoding thiamine pyrophosphate-dependent enzyme, giving the protein MEKTDGKNYRSPLKPTWCKGCSYFCVLNSLVNLFETKDLAPRDVTVVSGIGCSSRLPFFLNTFAMHTLHGRALPVATGAHLSNPNIPVIVVGGDGDLFSIGATHFVHAARRNIDLTVICLNNRVYAMTKGQSSPTSKVNYKGTLTPQGEVSSPLNTIELSIVSGASLVCRSHCGDMHHLKTLVKRAFEHKGFSYLEILSPCKTFDKESSVPGIASRVIDINQSWKHTYTDRKSALKVAAKAYAFDTDKQQAIPVGVFWEEHKEHYREQLVKMVEKSEGKNAMDKIVSTSEVKYFSKSNSEQ